A genomic segment from Psychrobacter arcticus 273-4 encodes:
- the rapA gene encoding RNA polymerase-associated protein RapA: protein MTISIASLHSTEFAVGQRYLSDTESELGLGVVIDVDDRCVHILFPQSEETRVYAKNSAPLSRVVFKVGDSISDQAGKSYTVSAVEEVMGVLKYSVNEHEKAIMETRLAANITLAKPLERLLAGRIERSDWYDLRQDILRMQSALAGHPLKGLMGARVDIIEHQLYIAHEVGKRIAPRVLLADEVGLGKTIEAGLIIHQQLLTGKAERVLILVPDSLQYQWMIELRRRFNLNFALFDLVRTAAIKEHDPEQNVFATEQCIIAGMDLLLDHPDLYDQAMEAGFDLLVVDEAHHLHWDEAQGGNDKYDLIADFAEETAGVMLLTATPEQLGAQSHFARLRLLDPDRFDDLDEFIDGQEAFAETAAVASLLIEDKPLSDGQIAALSSLLTISVDELATINEDEKLRTYALNELLDRHGTGRILFRNTRESVKGFYGRSSQPYPLSLPEAWVDSYQTNGKLREQLWGEENQPDGGWLEDDPRVPWLIDILKGELKHKKVLLIARSGATVESLEAVLRLHAGIKTAIFTEQMTLLERDQAAAFFADSEGAQILLCSEIGSEGRNFQFASQLILWDLPANPDTLEQRIGRLDRIGQTQQIMLHVPYVQGTAQERLYQWYNNALNMFNQISPTAQSVQEQYIQDLKPLLEGADTDENRVILKEVIADAAQTRLALEAQLQAGRDRLLEYNSCRPRVAGRIADAMRDFDGHNLLPQFIERFFASANIEHNIQRDGSWVIAPIDSTEISDYIDGLPLGDEDGLTLTFEREQALQREDIAFITHEHPLMQAIYELASTSTFGNTTVAMLKSAAVPQGMVMLEVNFRVEAIAPKVLNLPATLSTQNIRVFISEQGSDLSARISADMIMPHIERLDKNRARQVIKVRGDVIEQRYYEAEDIARQQLAEIGEQASARFSQQWSREIKRLKHLQTINPNVRPAEIERLEQLKSQGEQALASLSLVPDSIRVLVAVKP, encoded by the coding sequence ATGACTATCTCTATCGCTTCATTGCACAGCACCGAATTCGCCGTTGGTCAACGCTATTTATCTGATACGGAGTCCGAGCTGGGCTTAGGTGTGGTCATCGATGTAGACGACCGATGTGTGCACATTTTATTTCCGCAAAGTGAAGAGACTCGCGTTTATGCAAAAAACTCTGCGCCGTTATCGCGTGTGGTGTTTAAAGTCGGCGATAGCATCTCTGATCAGGCGGGTAAGAGCTATACGGTAAGCGCAGTTGAAGAAGTGATGGGCGTGCTCAAATATAGTGTGAATGAGCATGAGAAAGCAATCATGGAAACCCGTCTTGCCGCCAATATTACATTGGCGAAACCACTTGAGCGTCTGCTGGCAGGTCGTATTGAGCGCAGCGATTGGTACGACTTGCGTCAAGATATTTTGCGTATGCAGTCAGCGCTTGCCGGTCATCCGCTCAAAGGCTTAATGGGCGCGCGCGTCGACATCATTGAGCATCAGCTTTATATCGCTCATGAAGTTGGCAAACGTATTGCACCGCGTGTGTTGCTTGCTGATGAAGTTGGTTTGGGTAAAACTATTGAGGCGGGCTTGATTATTCATCAGCAGCTGCTGACGGGTAAAGCTGAGCGTGTATTGATTCTCGTGCCAGACAGTCTGCAATATCAGTGGATGATTGAGCTGCGCCGCCGCTTTAATCTGAACTTTGCCTTATTTGACTTGGTACGAACGGCGGCGATTAAAGAGCATGACCCTGAGCAAAACGTCTTTGCGACTGAGCAATGTATCATCGCTGGTATGGACTTACTCCTTGACCACCCTGACTTGTATGACCAAGCGATGGAAGCAGGATTTGATTTACTGGTCGTTGATGAGGCGCATCACCTGCATTGGGATGAAGCGCAAGGCGGCAATGATAAGTACGATTTGATTGCAGATTTCGCTGAAGAAACCGCAGGGGTGATGCTATTAACAGCCACGCCTGAGCAGCTTGGTGCGCAGAGTCACTTTGCCCGCTTGCGTCTATTAGACCCTGATCGTTTTGATGATTTGGATGAGTTTATTGATGGTCAAGAAGCCTTTGCAGAAACGGCAGCCGTCGCCAGCCTATTAATAGAAGATAAGCCATTAAGTGATGGGCAAATCGCCGCGTTAAGCAGCTTGCTGACGATTAGTGTCGATGAATTAGCGACGATCAATGAAGATGAGAAGCTGCGCACTTATGCGCTGAATGAGCTGCTAGATCGCCATGGTACCGGACGTATATTGTTCCGTAATACCCGTGAAAGTGTGAAAGGATTTTATGGTCGTAGCAGTCAGCCGTATCCATTGTCATTACCTGAAGCATGGGTCGACAGCTACCAAACCAATGGTAAATTGCGTGAACAGCTATGGGGCGAAGAAAACCAACCTGACGGTGGCTGGTTAGAAGATGACCCGCGCGTACCTTGGTTGATTGATATCTTAAAGGGTGAGCTTAAGCATAAAAAGGTACTATTGATTGCACGTAGTGGCGCGACCGTTGAGAGTTTAGAGGCGGTATTACGCTTACATGCGGGCATTAAAACCGCCATCTTTACTGAGCAGATGACCTTGCTTGAGCGTGACCAAGCGGCGGCGTTCTTTGCCGATAGTGAAGGCGCACAGATATTATTATGCTCAGAGATTGGTTCTGAAGGACGTAACTTCCAGTTTGCCAGTCAGTTGATATTGTGGGATTTGCCCGCCAACCCAGATACTTTAGAGCAGCGTATCGGTCGTCTAGATCGTATCGGGCAGACGCAGCAAATCATGCTGCATGTGCCCTATGTACAAGGTACCGCACAAGAGCGTCTCTATCAGTGGTATAACAACGCGCTGAATATGTTCAATCAGATTTCACCGACAGCGCAAAGCGTACAAGAGCAGTATATCCAAGATCTAAAGCCCCTGCTTGAAGGTGCAGATACTGACGAGAACCGTGTAATACTAAAAGAGGTTATTGCAGACGCAGCACAGACACGATTAGCACTAGAGGCACAATTGCAAGCTGGTCGTGATCGTCTATTAGAATACAACTCATGCCGTCCGCGCGTTGCTGGGCGTATCGCTGATGCCATGCGTGATTTTGATGGTCACAATCTATTGCCGCAATTTATCGAGCGCTTTTTTGCCTCAGCCAATATCGAGCATAATATCCAACGTGATGGCTCGTGGGTGATTGCACCGATTGACAGCACTGAGATTAGCGATTATATCGACGGTCTGCCACTTGGTGATGAAGACGGTTTGACGTTGACTTTTGAGCGTGAGCAAGCGCTACAACGTGAAGATATTGCTTTTATCACGCATGAACATCCGCTGATGCAGGCGATTTATGAGCTGGCAAGTACCAGCACCTTTGGCAATACCACGGTTGCGATGTTAAAAAGTGCTGCAGTACCACAAGGCATGGTGATGTTAGAGGTAAATTTCCGTGTGGAAGCCATTGCACCAAAAGTGCTCAACTTGCCTGCGACTTTGAGCACACAAAATATCCGCGTCTTTATAAGTGAGCAGGGTAGCGATTTGTCAGCACGTATCAGTGCCGATATGATCATGCCGCACATTGAGCGTTTGGATAAAAACCGCGCGCGCCAAGTGATTAAAGTACGCGGCGATGTGATTGAGCAACGTTATTATGAAGCTGAAGACATTGCCCGTCAGCAGTTGGCTGAAATTGGTGAGCAAGCAAGCGCCCGCTTTAGTCAGCAGTGGTCGCGTGAGATCAAACGTCTTAAGCATCTGCAAACCATCAATCCGAACGTGCGTCCAGCAGAGATTGAGCGCTTAGAGCAGTTAAAATCGCAAGGCGAGCAAGCATTGGCGAGCTTGTCATTGGTCCCAGATTCTATTCGTGTATTGGTGGCAGTAAAGCCCTAA
- the rho gene encoding transcription termination factor Rho, with the protein MNLTELKKKSIAELLAIAKEMGLDNMARSRKQDIIFAILKTHARNGEAIYGDGVLEVLPDGFGFLRSSEGSYLAGPDDIYVSPSQIRRFSLKTGDSIAGTIRPPKDSERYFALLKVGEINFDTPDRSRHKLIFENLTPLFPTEQLKLELGNGTTEDLTGRIIDLIAPIGKGQRSIIVAPPKAGKTMLLQSIAQSITRNNPECYLIVLLIDERPEEVTEMERTVRGEVVASTFDEPPQRHVQVAEMVIEKAKRLVEHKQDVVILLDSITRLARAYNTVIPSSGKVLTGGLDANALERPKRFFGAARNIEEGGSLTIIASALIDTGSKMDSVIFEEFKGTGNQEITLERDLAEKRVFPAINIKKSGTRREERLLDEDKLRKVWILRKLLQPMDGVQATEFLLDRLKEAKTNDEFFEQMKRKSQN; encoded by the coding sequence ATGAATCTTACTGAATTAAAGAAAAAATCAATCGCTGAGCTACTGGCCATCGCCAAAGAGATGGGTCTTGATAATATGGCACGTAGCCGTAAACAAGATATTATCTTTGCTATTTTAAAAACCCATGCCCGTAACGGCGAGGCCATCTATGGTGATGGTGTGCTTGAAGTGCTCCCTGATGGTTTTGGCTTTTTGCGCTCATCAGAAGGCTCTTATTTAGCAGGTCCTGACGATATCTATGTCAGCCCAAGCCAAATTCGCCGCTTTAGTCTAAAAACCGGTGACAGTATCGCAGGCACAATTCGTCCACCAAAAGATTCTGAGCGTTATTTTGCCCTACTCAAAGTCGGCGAAATTAACTTTGATACGCCAGACCGCTCGCGTCATAAGCTTATCTTTGAAAACTTAACCCCATTATTTCCAACTGAGCAATTGAAGCTTGAGCTCGGTAATGGCACGACTGAGGACTTAACTGGTCGTATTATTGATCTGATTGCACCGATTGGTAAAGGGCAGCGCTCTATTATTGTTGCACCGCCTAAAGCCGGTAAAACGATGCTGCTACAGTCGATAGCACAATCAATTACCCGTAATAATCCTGAATGCTACCTTATTGTACTGCTAATTGATGAGCGTCCAGAAGAAGTTACTGAAATGGAGCGTACGGTACGTGGTGAAGTGGTTGCCTCGACCTTTGATGAACCGCCACAGCGCCATGTACAGGTTGCAGAAATGGTCATCGAAAAAGCCAAGCGCTTGGTTGAGCACAAACAAGATGTGGTCATTTTGCTTGATTCGATTACCCGCCTAGCCCGTGCCTATAACACGGTAATTCCTTCATCAGGTAAAGTATTGACCGGTGGTTTGGATGCCAATGCCCTTGAGCGTCCAAAACGTTTCTTTGGCGCTGCTCGTAATATTGAAGAAGGCGGCAGCTTGACCATTATTGCCAGTGCCCTTATCGATACTGGTAGTAAGATGGACAGCGTTATCTTTGAGGAATTTAAAGGTACCGGCAACCAAGAGATTACCCTTGAACGTGATTTGGCTGAAAAACGCGTCTTCCCAGCGATTAATATCAAAAAGTCGGGGACACGCCGTGAAGAACGTCTGCTTGATGAAGATAAACTGCGTAAAGTTTGGATCCTGCGTAAATTACTACAGCCGATGGATGGTGTACAAGCCACTGAATTCTTATTGGATCGTTTAAAAGAAGCCAAAACCAATGATGAATTCTTTGAGCAGATGAAGCGTAAATCACAGAATTAG
- a CDS encoding RluA family pseudouridine synthase: MPFTDKKIDALNAEENTRPPEFFQVFAKQITVYEDDDIWVVDKPAGLLSVDGKTLKVSLLARLERANPAVKLIHRLDMDTSGLLIFAKNAAAQTNISKQFIDRLPQKSYQARVFGQWESAGATGKISVPVRYEPTTKPRHIVDHDWSKHALTLYEVLAHEECNGQTVTRVLLKPVTGRSHQLRVHMVHVGHVMIGDPIYAEGQALDIAPRLNLHAQQLRLKHPTLGAWMDWESPTPF, translated from the coding sequence ATGCCCTTCACTGATAAAAAAATTGACGCCCTTAATGCTGAAGAAAATACTCGTCCACCTGAGTTTTTTCAAGTGTTTGCAAAACAGATTACAGTCTATGAAGACGATGATATCTGGGTGGTTGACAAGCCCGCAGGACTATTAAGTGTCGACGGTAAGACACTAAAGGTCAGTTTGCTCGCCCGCCTTGAGCGCGCCAATCCTGCAGTCAAACTGATTCATCGACTCGATATGGACACCTCTGGGCTGCTTATTTTTGCCAAAAATGCAGCGGCACAGACCAATATTAGTAAGCAATTTATTGACCGACTACCGCAAAAAAGCTATCAGGCACGGGTTTTTGGTCAATGGGAAAGCGCTGGCGCTACTGGAAAGATATCGGTACCTGTACGCTATGAGCCAACCACCAAGCCGCGACATATCGTTGATCATGACTGGTCAAAGCATGCGCTGACTTTATATGAAGTATTGGCGCATGAAGAATGCAATGGTCAGACAGTCACGCGGGTACTGCTAAAGCCTGTCACTGGTCGCAGCCATCAGCTGCGCGTGCATATGGTACATGTCGGGCATGTGATGATTGGTGACCCAATTTATGCAGAAGGGCAGGCATTAGATATTGCGCCAAGGCTGAATCTACATGCACAGCAACTGCGCCTTAAGCATCCGACGCTTGGGGCTTGGATGGATTGGGAAAGCCCAACACCTTTTTAG
- the trxA gene encoding thioredoxin codes for MSDLIINTTDANFDQDVLQSDVPVLVDFWATWCGPCKAIAPILEDLATEYQGKVKIVKVDVDNNPQAASRFGIRNIPTLFVFKGGEKVDSVMGLQPKAELAKVLDKHL; via the coding sequence ATGTCAGACCTTATTATTAATACCACCGATGCCAACTTTGACCAAGACGTCCTGCAATCTGACGTGCCAGTCTTAGTAGATTTTTGGGCAACGTGGTGTGGTCCTTGTAAAGCCATCGCACCTATTTTAGAAGATTTAGCAACTGAGTACCAAGGTAAAGTTAAAATCGTTAAAGTTGACGTTGATAACAACCCACAAGCAGCAAGTCGTTTTGGTATCCGTAACATTCCTACCCTATTTGTCTTTAAAGGTGGTGAAAAAGTAGATTCAGTAATGGGCCTACAGCCAAAAGCTGAATTGGCAAAAGTGTTAGATAAGCATTTGTAA
- a CDS encoding D-2-hydroxyacid dehydrogenase, which produces MRAVFLDKGTFSDNVDLPAPAGVTDYITYDETPQELIIERCQNADIIFTNKVQINAEVIAKLPKLKLIQLTATGMNNVDQDACTARNISLYNVAGYAVKSVPEHTFMLMLNAMRAGIYYHNKVTDGTWADNGNFCLLDIPLIDLEDKTLGIIGIGTIGKRVTEIARAFGMTVLWAERQGCAPRNDDYTAFDGVLARSDVISLHCPLNDATQHLINADTLAKMTKKPLIINVARGGIVDSQALADAINNEQVLGYGSDVFEQEPIAANDPLLALGEHPRVIFSPHNAWGSKSAQETLWQMLSKQVTDFINQANKIINNGF; this is translated from the coding sequence ATGCGTGCGGTTTTTTTAGATAAAGGCACTTTTTCTGATAACGTCGACTTGCCAGCGCCGGCTGGTGTCACTGACTATATTACTTACGATGAGACGCCTCAAGAACTGATTATTGAGCGCTGTCAAAATGCCGATATTATTTTTACCAATAAAGTGCAAATCAATGCCGAAGTGATTGCTAAGCTACCGAAGCTAAAACTCATTCAATTAACTGCTACTGGGATGAATAACGTTGATCAAGACGCTTGTACAGCACGTAATATCTCGCTTTATAACGTCGCCGGTTACGCCGTTAAAAGTGTGCCCGAACATACCTTTATGCTGATGCTCAACGCTATGCGTGCCGGTATTTATTATCATAATAAAGTCACCGATGGCACATGGGCAGATAATGGTAATTTTTGCCTGCTTGATATCCCACTCATCGACTTAGAAGACAAAACGCTTGGTATTATTGGCATTGGTACCATCGGCAAACGCGTCACCGAAATCGCTCGTGCCTTTGGCATGACGGTACTGTGGGCAGAGCGCCAAGGGTGTGCGCCGCGTAATGATGATTACACTGCCTTTGATGGCGTGCTCGCTCGTTCTGATGTGATTAGCTTACATTGTCCCTTAAATGATGCTACCCAGCATTTGATTAACGCAGATACCTTGGCAAAAATGACCAAGAAGCCGCTGATTATTAACGTCGCTCGCGGCGGTATCGTCGATAGCCAAGCGCTTGCTGATGCTATTAACAATGAGCAGGTTTTAGGCTATGGCAGCGATGTTTTTGAGCAAGAGCCAATCGCTGCCAACGATCCTTTACTTGCTCTTGGTGAGCATCCGCGCGTGATATTTAGTCCGCACAATGCTTGGGGTAGTAAAAGCGCGCAAGAAACCTTGTGGCAGATGCTCAGCAAACAAGTCACCGACTTTATTAATCAGGCCAATAAAATCATCAATAATGGATTTTAG